Part of the Lagenorhynchus albirostris chromosome 19, mLagAlb1.1, whole genome shotgun sequence genome, TGCGTCCTTGGTTGGACACAGGTTGTTTGGTACTTTGCTGTAATAAGCAGGGGTGCAGTAACCAGCTTTTCATACATCTTTCTTTCTGAACTTTGAACCTTGTTTCtttcatgagtttttttttttgttttttgcggtacgcgggcctctcactgctgtggcctctcccgttgcggagcacaggctccggacacgcaggctcagcggccatggctcacgggcccagccgctccgcggcatgtgggatcttcccggaccggggcacgaacccgtgtcccctgcatcggcaggcagactcccaaccactgcgccaccagggaagcccttttcatgagttgtatattgtttttgttcttccctattagtTGGAGTCCCTTGCAGAAGGGCCTTCACTTAGTCCGGTCTGCAGTCCAGTCCAGGGAACCTGAGCGCCCCCTCTGAGCTCTACATGAACACTGGTCGTTGCTGGAAGTGCCGCCTTGTTAGCGAGGCCCCTggcaggtttttgttttgctgtgatGAAGAGCGCTGCTGTTACCCATCTGCCAGCCTCACTGTGCCGTCTGGGCCCCTCGGGACAGGCCTGCTCCCTGTTGCACATGACAGTCCTGTGGCTATTTGGAATGGTGGCCACAGCCCCTGGGGTAACTGAAGTTTTCAGGGTGCACATACACGTACTTACTTTGGTTTTTAGAAGCACCGCCCTGTTTGTAACTCTGAACCCAtgtgaattttcaaatatttatccaATGCATGTTTTAGGAAGTGTTGTGAAGAGTGAAGACTATGCTCTCCCGAGTTACGTCGACCGGCGTGACTACCCCTTGCCCGATGTGGCCCACGTCAGGAGCCTTTCTGCCAGCCAGAAGGCcttgaaggagaaggagaaggccTCCTGGAGCAGCCTCTCCATCGATGAGAAAGTGGAATGTGGGTATTGAAGGGAAGCAAGGGCAGCTTGCGTTGGCCGAGAATTCTGGTCCTGGGCTGCTGCTCAGAGCGCAGCGTGCTGGGGAGGGTGGGTTCCTGTGGCTCTGTGGGGCTGTCCAGGGCCCAGGCCCCTTTGTCCAGGCTTGTTGGCTCCAGCGCCCCCGGGGAGGAGCAGGAACAAGGATGCAGGGCTCTGCGGAGGGCTTAGCGTATGAGAGTAGCTTCTCGGGGCCTCCCTGGGTGGGACTGGGTTGGCTGTAAATTATTGATGGAAGATCAGCGAAATTTCGCTGTCAGGTAGGAAAGAGGCATGAAAGTATTATGGGCTTAAAAAGACCCTTAAACCTTAATCTAAAGGAGAAGGAATTTCACTGCCTTTTTGTGCCCAGAGTAAACTCCATAACTTCATGCATCTCCTTCTTTCCCCCTTATGTGTGCGTGGGTGCGTCCGGGCCTCAGGCCTGTGTTGTGTTCCTAGCTGTATGTTTGCCGCCCCCGTGTTGTGGGGAGGAGTGATGGAGCCCCGCGCTGCGGAGGGGCTGTCGGTCCCCATGGCCCTCTGCGCCTGCAGCGCTGTCCTTTCTGTCCCCAGTGTACCGCCTCAAGTTCAAGGAGAGCTTCGCAGAAATGAACAGGAGCACAAACGAGTGGAAGACGGTTGTGGGCGCAGCCATGTTCTTCATCGGCTTCACTGGTCTCATCCTCATCTGGGAGAAGCTGTACGGTGAGTGGCAGGGAGAGAAGGGGCCGTGTACCCGGAACGACTGCATCTTTCGGTGCCCAAGAGTGGGCCATGGGGCCTCCACACAAAATCGGCGCTTCCGTCCTGGGCTCCATCCCCAGCTTGTGTACCGGGTTTGAGAGACTGGCTCACGTGAACGGAAGTGGTGTAAGCAGAGTCTGCTTTATTCTGAGCGGGCCACGCTCGGTCACGAACGGCTTCCTTTGTGCGGCCCGCCACGTATCCAGTAGTGCTTTCTCTGCTCGCCAGTCAGTTGTCAGAAGAAGGAGTAGTGGAGGTTAGCTCAAGGAGAAGGGAACGTTTACGCGTCAAGGGCTGCTTCTGCCGTCGGGGACTGCAGCTCAGTAACCAGAGTTCTGGGTCTTCGGACCTAGCAGTTTCCGCCCGGCCAGCGTTGCGCTGCCTGTGTGCTTGTTCTGGTGCTGCCTGTCCTGCGTTCTCTCTGTCCAGCCGAGCAGGTATCTTCCCGTGCTGAGCAGGTGTGATCCTGTGTTTGTGGCCTGCCTGTGGACGCGGGTCGGTGACAGACCTGTGACCCTCTGCTCTTCCCCCGCGTCAGCTTTCGTTCTGTTTGTGCTCTGTGCTTGCCTGTAGACCCATTGTCTGTATCCTGGAGAGAGGACGCTCTGCTTTTAGCTTAAGTATTTTATTGCTTGCTTTTACAAACGAAGGAATAATTTGGAAATACTGAGTTGTCAGTGCCCAGGATTCGAAATCAGTGTGTTCGCCTGTGTGTGGCTGTCAAGTGGCAGATGACTGTGCTGCTCGGGTTGCCAGTGAGATGGGGGAAGGCCTCCCCCGTGTAGCGCGTTGGCTTGGAAACGCCTGGTCAGGACAGCGTTGCCTCACGAAGTTGTTTTGGACTGCAGTGTACG contains:
- the LOC132509099 gene encoding cytochrome c oxidase subunit 4 isoform 1, mitochondrial: MLATRVFSLIGKRAISTSVCVRAHGSVVKSEDYALPSYVDRRDYPLPDVAHVRSLSASQKALKEKEKASWSSLSIDEKVELYRLKFKESFAEMNRSTNEWKTVVGAAMFFIGFTGLILIWEKLYVYGPVPHTFEEEWVAKQTKRMLDMKVAPIQGFSAKWDYDRSEWKK